From Acidobacteriota bacterium, a single genomic window includes:
- a CDS encoding xanthine dehydrogenase family protein molybdopterin-binding subunit: MKYIGKEMSRVDGVAKVTGKAKYASEFDVKNIAFGYIAQSRIAKGRITSIDVSEAEKQPGVIKVYTHLNAPKSQSKDPDFFAMQSDRIVFSDQPIAFVVAESFEQARFAARLVRSTYSEEESKTETVKAPAETSRGPKMRGDAPGAFKNSPVRIEAEYTIPIEHHNPMEPHGGIAFWEGDKLTMFTKTQGVKDVQNHLAQCFGLKPENVRVISPFVGGAFGAALDPHYYTFLTASVARDIKRPLKVNYTRRQMFTGHGYRPYTWQKVAIGAEKNGKLNSIVHEAIGNTSTYQSFAESPNGFGRTLYECPNYDTPYKLAKTDLPTPTWMRAPGMVSGAFALESAIDELAFELKIDPMELRLINYAEKDPETGKPFSSKALREAFKQGAAKFGWDKRKLEPRSMRDGKWLVGWGVATGIWGAFQIPATVRITLRNDGTANVASASADIGPGTYTVITMIAAEYLGIAAEKVKFELGDSDLPPAPVQGGSFTTASVGTAAYGAAMAIKKKLFDLAAKTENSPFAGANVDDASMADGFISLKADASKRVSIADVMKANVMTELVETHTSRPDAERQKYTTQAHGAQFVEVKVDEELGIVNVTRVVEATAVGRIMNPKTSHSQEMGGVVWGIGMALQEETAIDHRFGRMMTTNLATYHIPVNADVREVETAFVEEDDKIVNPLGVKGMGELCLVGIPAAIANAIFHATGKRVRDLPITLDKLL; encoded by the coding sequence ATGAAGTACATCGGAAAAGAAATGAGCCGCGTCGACGGCGTTGCGAAAGTGACCGGCAAAGCTAAATACGCCTCGGAATTCGACGTCAAGAACATCGCGTTCGGCTATATCGCGCAAAGCCGGATCGCGAAGGGGCGAATTACATCGATCGACGTATCCGAGGCCGAGAAACAACCGGGCGTGATCAAGGTTTACACGCATCTTAACGCTCCGAAGTCGCAGTCGAAAGATCCGGACTTTTTCGCGATGCAGTCGGACCGAATCGTTTTCAGCGACCAACCGATCGCGTTCGTCGTCGCCGAATCGTTCGAGCAAGCGCGGTTTGCGGCCCGGCTTGTCAGATCGACATACTCCGAGGAAGAATCGAAGACCGAGACCGTAAAAGCGCCGGCGGAAACGTCGCGTGGTCCCAAAATGCGCGGTGATGCGCCCGGCGCGTTTAAGAACTCGCCCGTCAGGATCGAGGCCGAGTACACGATCCCGATCGAGCATCACAATCCGATGGAACCGCACGGCGGGATAGCCTTTTGGGAAGGCGACAAATTGACGATGTTCACCAAAACCCAAGGAGTGAAGGACGTCCAGAACCATCTTGCGCAGTGCTTCGGGCTCAAACCCGAAAACGTCCGCGTCATTTCGCCTTTCGTCGGCGGCGCATTCGGTGCGGCCCTCGATCCGCATTACTACACGTTCCTGACGGCATCCGTCGCGCGTGACATCAAACGGCCGCTGAAGGTCAACTACACGCGCCGCCAGATGTTCACCGGCCACGGCTATCGGCCGTACACCTGGCAGAAGGTCGCGATCGGCGCCGAAAAAAACGGAAAACTCAATTCGATCGTTCACGAAGCGATCGGAAACACTTCTACTTATCAGTCATTCGCCGAAAGTCCGAACGGATTCGGACGCACGCTCTACGAATGCCCGAATTACGACACACCCTACAAACTCGCCAAAACGGATCTTCCGACGCCGACCTGGATGCGTGCGCCGGGAATGGTATCGGGCGCTTTTGCGCTCGAATCGGCGATCGATGAATTGGCATTCGAACTGAAGATCGATCCGATGGAACTGCGTTTGATCAACTACGCCGAAAAGGATCCGGAAACCGGCAAACCGTTTTCCAGCAAAGCGTTGCGCGAAGCTTTCAAGCAAGGCGCGGCGAAGTTCGGCTGGGACAAACGCAAACTCGAACCGCGTTCTATGCGCGACGGCAAGTGGCTCGTCGGCTGGGGCGTCGCGACCGGTATCTGGGGCGCGTTTCAAATTCCGGCGACGGTTAGGATCACGCTCCGCAACGATGGAACGGCCAACGTCGCCAGCGCGTCGGCCGACATCGGTCCCGGCACCTACACGGTGATCACGATGATCGCCGCAGAGTATCTTGGGATCGCGGCCGAGAAAGTGAAGTTCGAACTCGGCGACAGCGACCTCCCGCCGGCGCCGGTTCAGGGCGGGTCATTTACGACCGCGTCTGTCGGCACGGCGGCGTACGGCGCGGCGATGGCGATCAAAAAGAAACTGTTCGATCTCGCGGCAAAGACCGAAAACTCGCCGTTCGCGGGCGCGAACGTTGACGACGCGTCGATGGCCGACGGTTTCATCAGCTTGAAGGCGGACGCCTCCAAACGGGTTTCGATCGCCGACGTGATGAAGGCAAACGTGATGACGGAACTCGTCGAGACGCATACCTCGCGGCCGGACGCCGAGCGCCAGAAATATACGACGCAGGCTCACGGCGCGCAGTTCGTTGAGGTCAAGGTCGATGAAGAACTCGGAATCGTAAACGTCACGCGGGTCGTCGAAGCGACGGCAGTCGGCCGGATTATGAACCCGAAGACATCGCATTCGCAGGAAATGGGCGGCGTTGTTTGGGGGATCGGAATGGCGCTTCAGGAAGAAACCGCGATCGACCACCGATTCGGCCGGATGATGACGACGAATTTGGCGACATATCACATTCCGGTGAACGCCGATGTGCGCGAGGTGGAGACGGCGTTCGTCGAGGAAGACGACAAGATCGTCAATCCCCTGGGCGTGAAGGGAATGGGCGAACTGTGCCTCGTCGGGATCCCGGCGGCGATCGCCAACGCGATCTTTCACGCGACCGGCAAACGCGTTCGCGATCTTCCGATCACGTTGGATAAATTGTTGTAA
- a CDS encoding xanthine dehydrogenase family protein subunit M, whose product MRPFKYTKASDAAGAVKSVSSNKNARYLSGGTNILDLMKEDISRPDELVDINSLKLSEIKPTATGLSLGALAKNTETANHPLVRQSYPMLARAILAGASEQIRNMATNGGNVLQQVRCLYFYDIAVPCNRREPGSGCSAIGGLNRTYAILGWSENCVAVNPSDMAVALAALDAKVNIQNAEGKMRSIPFTELHRLPGDAPHDDKALAHGEMITSIDLPKNNFAANSYYLKVRDRASYSFALVSVAAGLELTGKKIKLARIALGGVANKPWRALEAEKFLAGKTASREVFKQAAELEMKNAKPLEHNEYKVELGKRSIVRALEKALAGK is encoded by the coding sequence ATGCGACCGTTTAAGTACACCAAGGCGAGTGACGCCGCCGGCGCGGTTAAGTCGGTGTCGTCAAACAAGAACGCGCGTTATCTTTCCGGGGGAACCAATATCCTCGATCTGATGAAGGAAGATATCTCGCGCCCCGACGAACTCGTCGACATCAATTCCTTGAAACTGTCCGAGATCAAACCGACGGCGACAGGTTTGTCGCTCGGCGCGCTTGCCAAAAACACGGAAACGGCGAATCATCCGCTCGTCCGTCAAAGCTATCCGATGCTGGCGCGGGCGATCCTCGCCGGCGCGTCGGAGCAGATTCGAAATATGGCGACAAACGGCGGCAACGTTTTGCAGCAGGTGCGATGTCTTTACTTCTATGACATCGCCGTGCCGTGCAATCGCCGCGAGCCCGGTTCGGGCTGCAGCGCCATCGGTGGGTTGAATCGAACTTATGCAATTCTCGGTTGGTCGGAGAATTGCGTCGCGGTCAACCCCTCGGATATGGCGGTCGCGCTTGCGGCGCTCGACGCTAAGGTCAACATTCAAAACGCTGAAGGCAAAATGCGTTCGATACCTTTTACCGAACTTCATCGGCTGCCGGGCGACGCGCCGCACGATGACAAAGCGCTCGCGCACGGCGAGATGATCACTTCGATCGATCTGCCGAAGAACAATTTCGCGGCGAATTCCTATTACCTGAAGGTTCGCGATCGCGCGAGTTATTCATTTGCGCTCGTTTCGGTCGCCGCCGGACTCGAACTCACCGGCAAGAAGATCAAGCTTGCACGGATCGCGCTCGGCGGCGTTGCGAACAAACCGTGGCGGGCGCTCGAAGCGGAGAAGTTTCTCGCCGGCAAGACCGCGTCGCGCGAGGTTTTCAAACAGGCCGCGGAGCTTGAAATGAAGAACGCGAAACCGCTCGAACACAACGAGTACAAGGTCGAGTTGGGAAAGCGATCGATCGTTCGCGCACTCGAAAAAGCATTGGCCGGGAAGTGA
- a CDS encoding 2Fe-2S iron-sulfur cluster binding domain-containing protein: protein MTDKVESNGAVQLSDDEQALLTDLGESRRKFLGKVSATTFGVLAAQILAEQEILANFNVPEDALFAPVAEENAVKVTLSVNGAQKSLSLDSRVTLLDALREKLGLTGSKKGCDHGQCGACTVIVDGRRVLSCLTLAATCEGKTVTTIEGLANGDELHPLQAAFIKHDGFQCGYCTPGQICSAVAMLEEAKRGQISFVSDEIRAKARPLTLSDDEIRERMSGNLCRCGAYPNIVKAIREVHTGAAVAQTWEFVKEDKTDATV, encoded by the coding sequence ATGACCGATAAAGTTGAAAGCAACGGCGCGGTGCAGCTGTCTGACGACGAGCAGGCGCTGTTGACCGATTTGGGCGAATCGCGCCGAAAGTTCCTCGGCAAGGTCTCGGCGACGACGTTCGGCGTTCTTGCCGCGCAAATCCTTGCCGAACAGGAGATTCTTGCGAATTTCAACGTTCCGGAAGACGCGCTGTTCGCACCGGTCGCGGAGGAAAACGCCGTGAAAGTCACGCTAAGCGTCAATGGAGCGCAAAAGTCCCTAAGCCTGGATTCGCGCGTCACACTGCTCGATGCACTGCGCGAGAAATTGGGATTGACCGGATCGAAAAAAGGCTGCGACCACGGCCAGTGCGGCGCGTGCACGGTGATCGTCGATGGCCGCCGAGTGCTTTCTTGCCTGACGCTCGCGGCGACGTGCGAAGGCAAGACCGTAACAACGATCGAAGGACTCGCAAACGGCGACGAACTTCATCCGCTTCAGGCTGCGTTCATCAAACACGACGGCTTTCAGTGTGGATATTGCACGCCGGGTCAGATCTGTTCGGCGGTCGCGATGCTCGAAGAGGCAAAGCGCGGTCAGATCAGTTTCGTCTCGGACGAAATCCGCGCAAAGGCCCGGCCGTTGACGCTCTCCGACGATGAGATCCGCGAACGAATGTCGGGAAATTTATGCCGGTGCGGCGCGTATCCGAACATCGTCAAGGCGATCCGCGAGGTTCATACCGGCGCCGCGGTCGCGCAGACGTGGGAATTCGTGAAGGAGGACAAGACCGATGCGACCGTTTAA
- a CDS encoding VCBS repeat-containing protein has product MSIDGYYLYGVFQMNRLKLLSCFAFATFAALFFGNQILTLTASGQGSLSAPTAVLASDNNYADKVGVYWDTIRGATLYRIFRNTTNNSATATDVGTTAANFFFDLTPTAGQPYFYWVKAENGAIVSPFSNSDQGTRAVGGFSGGLFPPLDPPAIPAENPVTAAKAYLGKALFWDEQLSSTRTVSCGTCHRAGAGGSDPRTIFGDSRSRNPGFDNTFNTADDPFGSPGVPQNNADGSYVLNNFFKFNEQVTGRKSPSYLNAGYSPNGIFWDGRATSQFRDPLTNAVVIPSGGALESQVLGPPLSSAEMAHGGRNWTQVAARVAVSKPLALATNIPTALQTWINGRNYPQLFEEAFGTADVTPVRIALAIGTHERILFSDQTPLDKDSANIETLTSEEELGKSLFVNLQCAICHSDALMSDQQFHNIGVRPPAEDLGRGAITGLPDDNGRFRTPTLRNIELRGPFMHNGRFATLEDVVEFYNRGGDFDAPNIDHNLIRPLNLTPGQKAALVSFLKRPLTDLRVKNELPPFDRPTLYTETNRVPVVSGTGRAGSGAITPKVTAIEPPLVGNPSFTVGVSDSLGGAQAVLVIDSADPGVGSSIPAAGSFARQTISLQGSGNGNGWGSISLAIPNQQSLVGQTFYGRWYVTDAGAVNGFSVSQVFSFTVFGTAAVTPATFADFDGDGKTDISIFRPSNGQWWLARTTLGVITHTFGNSSDKLAPADFTGDGKTDVAIYRPSSGSWFVLRSENFSFYSFPFGASGDIPAPGDFDADGKADAAVFRPSNATWYVQRSSDNGTTIQQFGANGDVPQVGDYDGDGRADMAIYRPSVGQWWLNRSTAGVIAATFGISSDKPMARDFTGDGKTDLAFWRPSSGEWFVLRSEDSTYYSAPFGISTDIPVAGDYDGDGKADTAVFRPSAATWYVNRSTQGLLIQSFGAATDIPVPSAY; this is encoded by the coding sequence TTGAGCATTGACGGATATTACCTTTACGGAGTTTTCCAGATGAATCGCCTGAAATTGCTTTCCTGTTTTGCATTTGCCACATTCGCCGCTTTGTTTTTCGGTAATCAGATTCTGACCCTGACCGCGAGCGGTCAGGGTTCGCTCTCCGCTCCGACCGCTGTTTTGGCGTCGGACAATAACTATGCCGATAAGGTCGGCGTTTATTGGGACACGATCCGCGGTGCAACGCTCTATCGGATCTTTCGAAACACGACCAACAACTCGGCGACCGCGACCGACGTCGGTACGACCGCTGCGAATTTCTTTTTCGACCTGACGCCGACCGCCGGTCAACCGTATTTCTATTGGGTCAAGGCCGAAAACGGCGCGATCGTCAGTCCGTTCAGCAATTCCGATCAGGGAACGCGTGCCGTTGGCGGTTTTTCAGGCGGATTGTTTCCGCCGCTGGATCCACCTGCGATACCCGCGGAAAATCCGGTCACGGCGGCGAAGGCCTATCTCGGCAAAGCGCTGTTTTGGGACGAGCAGCTTTCCTCAACCAGGACCGTTTCCTGCGGGACCTGTCACCGCGCCGGAGCGGGCGGATCCGATCCGCGAACTATTTTTGGCGACAGCCGCTCGCGAAATCCCGGTTTCGACAATACGTTCAACACCGCCGACGATCCCTTCGGTTCGCCCGGGGTGCCGCAGAACAACGCGGACGGAAGTTACGTCTTGAACAACTTTTTCAAGTTCAACGAACAGGTCACCGGTCGCAAGTCGCCTTCGTATTTGAACGCCGGATACTCGCCGAACGGAATCTTCTGGGACGGTCGCGCGACGAGCCAGTTTCGGGATCCGCTAACGAATGCGGTCGTGATTCCAAGTGGCGGCGCACTCGAAAGCCAGGTCCTTGGACCGCCGCTTTCTTCGGCGGAGATGGCCCACGGCGGCCGTAATTGGACACAGGTCGCGGCGCGCGTCGCGGTTTCGAAACCGCTCGCTTTGGCAACGAATATCCCGACCGCGCTTCAAACCTGGATCAACGGCCGAAACTATCCGCAACTATTCGAAGAAGCTTTCGGTACGGCGGACGTGACGCCGGTGCGAATCGCGCTGGCGATCGGAACGCACGAACGCATTCTATTTTCGGACCAAACGCCGCTCGACAAGGACTCCGCGAATATCGAAACACTGACCAGCGAGGAGGAGTTGGGCAAGAGCCTTTTCGTTAACCTGCAATGCGCGATTTGCCACTCCGACGCGCTGATGTCCGACCAGCAGTTCCACAACATCGGCGTTCGACCGCCGGCCGAAGACCTCGGGCGCGGCGCGATCACCGGACTTCCCGACGATAACGGCCGTTTCCGGACTCCGACGCTTCGCAATATCGAACTCCGCGGCCCCTTTATGCATAACGGACGGTTCGCAACGCTTGAGGACGTCGTTGAATTCTACAATCGCGGCGGTGATTTTGACGCGCCCAACATCGACCACAATTTGATTCGTCCGCTCAATCTGACACCCGGACAGAAAGCGGCGCTCGTCTCGTTTCTGAAACGGCCGTTGACCGATTTACGGGTCAAGAACGAACTTCCGCCGTTTGACCGGCCGACACTTTACACCGAGACGAATCGGGTCCCGGTCGTTTCTGGCACCGGCCGCGCCGGTTCCGGTGCGATCACGCCGAAGGTGACGGCGATCGAACCGCCGCTTGTCGGAAATCCGAGTTTCACGGTCGGCGTCTCCGATTCGCTCGGCGGTGCGCAAGCCGTGCTTGTGATCGATTCTGCCGATCCGGGAGTCGGCTCATCGATTCCCGCCGCGGGATCCTTTGCGCGACAGACGATCAGTCTTCAGGGCTCTGGAAACGGCAATGGTTGGGGTTCGATAAGTCTCGCGATTCCGAATCAGCAGTCGCTTGTCGGCCAGACGTTTTACGGTCGTTGGTACGTCACCGACGCCGGCGCGGTGAACGGTTTTTCGGTCTCACAGGTTTTCAGTTTCACCGTCTTCGGAACAGCGGCGGTCACGCCGGCGACATTTGCAGATTTCGACGGCGACGGTAAGACCGATATTTCGATCTTTCGTCCATCGAACGGTCAGTGGTGGCTCGCGCGGACGACGCTCGGTGTCATCACGCATACATTCGGAAACTCGTCCGACAAACTCGCTCCGGCCGATTTCACGGGCGACGGCAAAACGGACGTCGCGATCTATCGTCCGTCATCCGGATCTTGGTTTGTCTTGAGGAGCGAGAACTTCTCGTTCTACTCGTTCCCGTTCGGCGCGTCGGGCGATATTCCGGCGCCGGGCGATTTCGATGCCGACGGCAAGGCCGACGCGGCGGTGTTCAGGCCTTCGAACGCGACGTGGTACGTGCAGCGTTCGTCGGATAACGGGACGACGATCCAGCAGTTCGGCGCCAACGGCGACGTTCCGCAGGTCGGCGATTACGACGGCGACGGCCGCGCCGATATGGCGATCTATCGTCCGAGCGTCGGCCAATGGTGGCTGAACCGTTCGACGGCGGGCGTCATCGCGGCGACGTTCGGGATTTCGTCCGACAAGCCGATGGCACGCGACTTCACCGGCGACGGCAAGACGGACCTTGCGTTCTGGCGGCCTTCGTCGGGCGAGTGGTTCGTGTTGAGATCGGAAGATTCGACGTATTACTCGGCGCCGTTCGGAATCTCGACCGACATTCCGGTGGCGGGCGACTATGACGGCGACGGCAAGGCCGACACGGCGGTGTTCCGTCCGTCGGCGGCGACTTGGTACGTCAACCGCTCGACTCAAGGATTGCTGATCCAGTCGTTCGGCGCGGCGACGGACATTCCGGTTCCGTCGGCATACTAA
- a CDS encoding methyltransferase domain-containing protein: MVYDKIAERYDRLMAPLERNFLKRWREETLSLLPLNSRILEIGAGTGANFAYYPPAACAVASEISAEMIGKARSRSAGISLIRANVESLPFSSGSFDAAFATLVFCSVANPTDGFNELRRVVRPGGRIVLLEHVRPNGLLGYLFDLFNIVSMALIEDRFNQRTSELAENSGLKIVELRRKALGAVNLIVCEN, from the coding sequence ATGGTTTACGACAAGATCGCCGAACGCTATGACCGCCTGATGGCGCCGCTCGAACGGAATTTTCTGAAGCGTTGGCGCGAAGAGACTTTGTCGCTGCTGCCGCTGAACTCCCGGATTCTGGAGATCGGCGCCGGGACCGGAGCCAACTTCGCGTACTATCCGCCGGCCGCTTGTGCCGTGGCATCCGAGATCTCCGCGGAGATGATCGGAAAAGCGCGATCCAGATCCGCCGGCATCAGCCTGATTCGTGCGAACGTCGAAAGTCTGCCGTTTTCATCCGGTTCATTTGATGCCGCATTTGCGACTTTGGTTTTTTGCTCGGTCGCAAATCCCACGGACGGATTCAACGAGCTTAGGCGAGTGGTCCGGCCAGGCGGAAGGATCGTGCTGTTGGAACACGTTCGTCCGAACGGCCTTTTGGGGTATCTTTTTGATCTCTTCAACATCGTTTCGATGGCGCTCATCGAAGATCGCTTCAATCAGCGTACATCCGAATTGGCCGAAAACTCAGGCCTGAAAATCGTCGAACTGAGAAGAAAAGCGCTCGGAGCAGTAAATCTGATCGTCTGCGAGAACTGA